Proteins encoded within one genomic window of Haladaptatus sp. QDMS2:
- a CDS encoding universal stress protein produces MYDNILFPTDGSLGMSKVLTQCLYQARQSGATVHVVYVVDVRSYIILPEETQERIVELLVEEGQRALTEVETRVKDKPDFEDVSFVYEILQGIPHEAILEYAREADIDLIVMGTHGRTGERKRVLGSIAEEVVREASSPVLTVRIRDEDVAKIREEIMGEVAVDEPEESPRYIE; encoded by the coding sequence ATGTACGACAACATATTGTTCCCAACCGACGGGAGTCTTGGGATGTCGAAGGTGCTTACGCAGTGTCTCTATCAGGCGAGACAGAGCGGGGCGACCGTCCACGTCGTGTACGTCGTGGACGTGCGGTCGTACATCATCCTGCCTGAAGAAACTCAGGAACGTATCGTCGAACTCCTCGTGGAGGAGGGACAGCGCGCACTCACCGAGGTAGAAACGCGGGTGAAAGACAAGCCGGACTTTGAGGACGTATCGTTCGTGTACGAAATTCTGCAGGGAATTCCGCACGAAGCCATCCTCGAATACGCTCGCGAAGCGGACATCGACCTCATCGTAATGGGAACGCACGGGCGAACCGGGGAGCGAAAGCGCGTGCTCGGAAGCATCGCAGAGGAAGTCGTGAGAGAGGCGAGTTCACCCGTCCTAACGGTTCGTATCCGCGACGAGGACGTCGCGAAGATACGAGAGGAGATTATGGGTGAGGTAGCGGTGGACGAACCTGAGGAATCTCCGCGCTATATCGAGTGA